The following DNA comes from Desulfitibacter sp. BRH_c19.
ATGCTTTGATTTATAACCTGTTTCTGATCTGTTCCTAAATCCTTTGTAGCTTCGTCTCCAGTAATAGCTAAAACAGGAACTTGATCTTTATAAGCATCTGCAATACCATTTAAAAGGTGTGTAGCACCAGGCCCACCAGTAGCTAGACAAACGCCAATCTGCCCAGTAAGCTTTGCGTGAGCAGAGGCCATAAGTGCAGCCGTTTCTTCATGACAAACTGAGTAAAACTTAATTTTGGGGCAAGTACTTAGCTGGTGAAGTAGTTGAAAGATGTGGTCACCTGCCACTCCATAGATATTTCTCACCCCCCAGTTTGCTAGCTGGGTTAGAATTGCTTCTGCAACATTCAATTTCAGACCTCCTTTATCTAGTTGTGTGCAATGCACTTATTTTAGTATTTGTTAAAGGAAGCTATTTAAACAAAAAACTTCTAAACAGAATAATCCACAAAAAAGCTTCGGGTCCCAAAGCGCTCTTGTCTTGAGCTGCACTCTAAACCAGGTGACAAGCCACCTGATGTCCGATGTCTATTTCTCGTAGTTCCGGTTCCTGCTGCTCGCAAATTTCCTGTGCTTGTGCACAACGGGTACGGAAACGACATCCACTAGGGGGTTTAATCGGACTGGGTACATCGCCTTCCAGGATAATCCTTTTTTTCTTGGCCTCCAGGTCAGGATCAGGAATAGGTACCGCTGACAATAAGGCTTTTGTGTAAGGGTGCTGCGGTTTTTCATAAATATCAACACTATCCGCAATTTCCATAATTCTACCCAAATACATTACTGCCACGCGATCACTAATATGACGCACCATGGACAAATCATGAGCAATGAAAAGATAAGTTAAACCCATATCCTGCTGCAAATTTTCCAACATGTTCACTACCTGTGCCTGGATGGAAACATCCAATGCAGAAATCGGTTCATCTAAAATAATGAAACTAGGTTCCACAGCTAATGCACGGGCGATGCCGATGCGCTGCCTTTGACCACCACTAAACTCATGTGGAAAACGGTTAGCATGTTCCGGAAGTAAACCTACCCTGTCCAATAACTCACGAACACGGCGGGTACGCTGAGCAGATTTGGCCAGGTTATGAATATCCAAGGGTTCACCAACTATGTCACCTACAGTCATTCTCGGGTTAAGTGATGCATAAGGATCCTGAAAAATCATCTGTATTTTCCGGCGAATGACCAGCATCTGCTTACCCTTGAAAGCAAACACATTTTTACCCCCAAAATGGAAGACTCCATCAGTTGGGTTGTACAAGCGGATCAACGTCCGGCCTACCGTAGTTTTACCGCAGCCACTTTCGCCAACCAAACCCAAAGTTTCTCCCTTCTTTATGGTAAAGCTGACATTATCAACAGCTTTAAGATAACTAGGTGGGCCAAGCAAAGTTGTTTTCATAGAAAAAAATTTCTTTAAATCACTTACCTCCACTAGTACTTGTGCTGGTTTCAATTACCTCACCCCTTCCAGAAGAACTCTTGGTGCCTGAGAATGCATCAACCAACAGGATACCCGGTGACCATTTTCAAGCTTTGTTTCTTGGGGTGGATGCTCCAAACAAACCCGCATTGCATGTTCACAACGGGGTGCGAAACTACAACCACTTGGCGGCTGAATTAGATCAGGGGGTTGCCCCGGAATTGAAACCAGGCGTTGCTTGGTTTTTTCATCCAAGCGCGGAATCGCTTTGAGCAAGCTCCATGTATAGGGATGTTTCGGTTTATAAAATACCTCACGGGTTGTTCCCTCTTCTACAATTTGTCCAGCGTACATGACCATAATGCGGCTACTTAAACCTGCAACCACTCCCAGATCGTGGGTAATCAAAATAATAGAGGTTCCAGTCTTATCTTTTAAATCTATCATCAACTCAATAATCTGAGCCTGAATGGTTACATCTAAAGCTGTTGTTGGTTCATCAGCAATTAAAAGTTTTGGATTACAGGCCAAGGCCAACGCAATCATAACTCGCTGGCGCATCCCACCGCTGAATTCATGAGGATACTGCTTAAGTCTGCGTTCTGCCTGTGGTATACCCACCAAACTTAACATATCTAAGGCTTTAGCCCTAGCCTTGGCTCCATTTAACCCTTGATGCTTAATTAAACCCTCTACAATCTGACGGCCAATGGTCATAGTAGGATTTAGTGATGTCATTGGATCCTGAAAAATCATTCCAATTTGGTTTCCCCGGACAGACTGCATTTCTTTTTCAGGCTTATGTACCAGATCAATGCCATTAAAAAAGATAGACCCAGCTACCACCTTTCCCGGCGGTGAGGGAACAAGTTTCATTATGGCCTGAGCAGTAACACTTTTCCCGCACCCAGATTCCCCTACAATGGCAATAGCTTCTCCCGCAGTCAAATCAAAGGTGATACCGCGAACCGCCTGCACTTCGCCTACATGGGTAAAAAAAGATACTTTCAAATCCTTGACTTCCAAAATTTTGCTCAACGGTTACACCTCCTATTTGCGGGTCCGCGGATCTAGGGCATCCCGCAGTCCATCGCCGAATAAATTAAAACACAAAATCGTTAAACTTATAAACAAGGCCGGGAAAAGCAGTTGCCAGGGATAGGCACGTATACCTTTTAATCCGTCACTTGCTAAGGCACCCCAACTGGCTATGGGAGCTGATACACCCAAACCCAAAAAACTTAACCACGCTTCCGTAAAGATGGCCTCCGGGATGGCCAGGGTCGTATACACTAAAATGGGCCCCATTGTATTGGGAATTAAATGTCTGAACAGGATTCGCAAGTTACCAGCGCCCAAAGTTCTGGCTGCCAAAATATACTCCTGCTCTTTTAAACTCAGGATCTGCCCCCTTACTAAACGGGCCATGGGCAGCCAGTATACAGCACCCAAGGCAATTAAAATTGTTTTTAAACTAGGCTCCATAATCACCATCAGCAAAATTACATAAATCAGAAATGGCACACTATATAATATTTCCACAATCCGCATCATCACTTCGTCAACCCAACCGCCCAATAGCCCGGAGATACCACCATAGATAACCCCGATTACCAATACGATAAAAGCCGTCAGAAAACCGATTTGTAGGGATATTCGGGCACCGTGCCAAATTCGGGTAAATAAATCACGACCTAGGGAATCTGTTCCAAACCAGTAGGTTTCATTGGGTGGTAAATTTTTCAGCTCCAGCACCTGATCAGAATAGGAAAAAGAGTTAAAGTAAGGTGCTACAACAGCTAGTACTGTCAAAATACTAATCATCACCAGACTGGCCATGGCCACTTTATTCTGTTTCAGCCGCCGCCAGACATCCTGCCAATAGGTAGTAGTAGGGCGAGTGAGCACTTCCGCTTCCTTCCGGTCCTGCCCCACATGTTCAAACATCTCTTGCTGTACTTCCAGCCTGACAACCATGCTCTACTCACTCCTTTCCACCGGTTAGTTTAACCCTTGGGTCGATTGCACTATAGGCGAGGTCAACCATTAGATTCATAATCATTAAAAACAAACTATAAAAAACTGTAATTCCCATAATTACTGTATAGTCCCTGTTCATAATGCTGGTGACGAAATGTCTACCCAAGCCAGGAACGGCAAAGATGTATTCCACCACAAAGCTGCCAGTAAAAATACTGGCTATTAATGGTCCTAAATAGGTTATCACCGGCATAATAGCATTGCGCAAAGCATGCCGATAAATAATCACCCGTTCCCCTAATCCCTTAGATTTTGCAGTACGGATATAGTCCTGCTGCAATACTTCCAGCATACTAGAGCGCATTAAACGAGCAATCATGGCGGTAGGCAAGCCGGCCAACGCCAGAGTTGGCAAAATAGCCTGCTGAGGCGACCCCCACATGGCCGGTAAAATCCAGTTCAATTTATAGGCAAAGACATACTGCAGGCCTCCAGCCATTACAAAACTGGGTACAGAAAACCCAATTGTAGCCAACACCATGGCCGAATAATCCTGCCAATGGTATTGACGCAAGGCAGAAATAATCCCGGCTGACAATCCAATTATCAGGGCAAATCCCACTGTCAGGGCTCCTAATTTTGCAGAAACTGGAAAGCCTTCCTCAATCATTTGATCAGCACTACGTCCTGGGAATTTAAAAGAAGGTCCAAACTCCCAACGAATCACTCTACCAAGGTAATCAAGATACTGCTTACTAAGCGGAGCGTTGAGCTTGTATTTTTCTTCAATATTCTTTTTAATTGACGGAGGCATTTCCTTTTCCGATTGAAAAGGGCCTCCTGGTATTATCTTCATACCAAAGAATGTCAAGGTAACAATGAAGAATAAGGCAATAGCCATGGCTATTATCCTGCGTACCAAGTAATGAGTCACACAGACAACCTCTTCTCTGTAATATTTTACCAATAAGGAATAAGGTAGGGAGAGGTATACATGAAAATCATGTATACCTCTGCAATTCCTCCAGCCAGTTACTGACTATTCTTCAAATCTTGATCAATATACGCCCATTTAAATTCTTGGTAGCTAGCCACCACAGGTACATATACATCCTTAACCCAGGGCTTATACATGTTGACATTGGTATAGAAGTATATAGGGATAATCGGCATGGCATCCATTAAAATATCCTCAGCATCATGCATGGCTTTAATCCGAACATCCGGATTATCATCGCTCTTGGCGACGTTAATCAATCTATCGAATTCCGTATCATTCCAGTTGGTATGGTTATTTCCGCTGCCGGTCATCCACATATCAAGGAAAGTCATAGCATCCACATAGTCAGCCAACCAACCAGCCCGGGCTACCTCATAATCTCCCACTTTACGAGTATTTAGGTATACACCCCATTCCTGATTAGTGAGTTTGGCATTGATGTTTAAATTCTTGTTCCACATTTCTTGGATAGCTTCGGCTATCTTTTGGTGATTATCGTGAGTATTGTACAAAATAGTAAACTCTGGGAAGCCTTCGCCGCCTGGGAAACCAGCTTCCGCCAGCAAC
Coding sequences within:
- a CDS encoding peptide ABC transporter ATP-binding protein — translated: MKTTLLGPPSYLKAVDNVSFTIKKGETLGLVGESGCGKTTVGRTLIRLYNPTDGVFHFGGKNVFAFKGKQMLVIRRKIQMIFQDPYASLNPRMTVGDIVGEPLDIHNLAKSAQRTRRVRELLDRVGLLPEHANRFPHEFSGGQRQRIGIARALAVEPSFIILDEPISALDVSIQAQVVNMLENLQQDMGLTYLFIAHDLSMVRHISDRVAVMYLGRIMEIADSVDIYEKPQHPYTKALLSAVPIPDPDLEAKKKRIILEGDVPSPIKPPSGCRFRTRCAQAQEICEQQEPELREIDIGHQVACHLV
- a CDS encoding peptide ABC transporter ATP-binding protein, with product MSKILEVKDLKVSFFTHVGEVQAVRGITFDLTAGEAIAIVGESGCGKSVTAQAIMKLVPSPPGKVVAGSIFFNGIDLVHKPEKEMQSVRGNQIGMIFQDPMTSLNPTMTIGRQIVEGLIKHQGLNGAKARAKALDMLSLVGIPQAERRLKQYPHEFSGGMRQRVMIALALACNPKLLIADEPTTALDVTIQAQIIELMIDLKDKTGTSIILITHDLGVVAGLSSRIMVMYAGQIVEEGTTREVFYKPKHPYTWSLLKAIPRLDEKTKQRLVSIPGQPPDLIQPPSGCSFAPRCEHAMRVCLEHPPQETKLENGHRVSCWLMHSQAPRVLLEGVR
- a CDS encoding diguanylate cyclase translates to MFEHVGQDRKEAEVLTRPTTTYWQDVWRRLKQNKVAMASLVMISILTVLAVVAPYFNSFSYSDQVLELKNLPPNETYWFGTDSLGRDLFTRIWHGARISLQIGFLTAFIVLVIGVIYGGISGLLGGWVDEVMMRIVEILYSVPFLIYVILLMVIMEPSLKTILIALGAVYWLPMARLVRGQILSLKEQEYILAARTLGAGNLRILFRHLIPNTMGPILVYTTLAIPEAIFTEAWLSFLGLGVSAPIASWGALASDGLKGIRAYPWQLLFPALFISLTILCFNLFGDGLRDALDPRTRK
- a CDS encoding peptide ABC transporter permease → MAIALFFIVTLTFFGMKIIPGGPFQSEKEMPPSIKKNIEEKYKLNAPLSKQYLDYLGRVIRWEFGPSFKFPGRSADQMIEEGFPVSAKLGALTVGFALIIGLSAGIISALRQYHWQDYSAMVLATIGFSVPSFVMAGGLQYVFAYKLNWILPAMWGSPQQAILPTLALAGLPTAMIARLMRSSMLEVLQQDYIRTAKSKGLGERVIIYRHALRNAIMPVITYLGPLIASIFTGSFVVEYIFAVPGLGRHFVTSIMNRDYTVIMGITVFYSLFLMIMNLMVDLAYSAIDPRVKLTGGKE